Part of the Polyodon spathula isolate WHYD16114869_AA chromosome 18, ASM1765450v1, whole genome shotgun sequence genome, GAAAGAGAAGCCCGCCTCCCCAGAGCTCGCTGCCGACGAGCAGCTGGCCTGCCGCTGGGTCAAGGTGAGTGAAGCACTGTGGGAGTGAGTGTGCGAGAGAGCTGTTAATGTGACGTGTTCCTGCAGTGCTTCAGTTACAGTGTATGCAATTaaataaagtgcattttaaaaaggaacgAAGCAGCACAGACCAGTCCTATAATTACAGAAACATTGCATGACAATgagttttaaacagttttataataGCGAGTAATGCCTCCAGGTCTGTGGTGTCCCTCTGTATCAAGCGTGGACACCCGCAGTGTCCAGTATAGTGGAGGGTGTGCAGATTTGGAACCCTAATGGACGTCAATGACAAAGTGAGTTCCACTTGTCATAGAGGGTATTATTTGCTTACGGTGTGCAAGCTGCATGTTCAGTTTGCTGTTTTGATTGTGGAGTGTTCTTGTAAACAACAGCGGCCATGCAGAGTGCTGAATTAACTCTCCTGGGTgacctgccctgccctgcccggGCCTCTCTCACCTCTGATCCTTCCTCTTCGCAGTGCAACCTGCTCTTTGATTCGCTGCAGGACCTGGTTGACCACGTGAATGATTTCCACGTCAAGCCTGAAAAGGATTCTGGGTACTGCTGTCACTGGGAGGGCTGTGCCAGGAGGGGGCGTGGCTTCAATGCCAGGTAGGAATcctgtatataatataaataaatatactattaGGACTTTTGAGACTTTATTGCAGTCTCTCTGTCTCCTTGATGCAGCTATGATAGTCTCTCTGCTCTCATGCAGCTCTgttagtctctctgtgtctctctgtgtctctctcatgcAGCTCTgttagtctctctgtgtctctctcttgcAGCTCTgttagtctctctgtgtctctctcatgcAGCTCTGTTAGTCTATCTGTGTCTCTCTCATGCAGCTCTgttagtctctctgtgtctctctgtgtatctctcatgCAGCTCTgttagtctctctgtgtctctctcatgcAGCTCTgttagtctctctgtgtctctgtcatgCAGCTCTgttagtctctctgtgtctctctcatgcAGCTCTgttagtctctctgtgtctctctcatgcAGCTCTGTTAGTCTATCTGTGTCTCTCTCATGCAGCTCTgttagtctctctgtgtctctctcatgcAGCTCTgttagtctctctgtgtctctctcatgcAGCTCTgttagtctctctgtgtctctctcatgcAGCTCTGTTAGTCTCTGTGTCTCCCTGATGCAGCTCTGTTAGTCTCAGTGTCTCCCTCACAGGTCTCTCTGTTGGTCTCTGTCTCCCTCCTGCAGGTACAAGATGCTGATCCACATCCGCACCCACACCAATGAGAAGCCGCACCGCTGCCCCACCTGCAACAAGAGCTTCTCCCGGCTCGAGAACCTCAAGATCCACAACCGCTCGCACACAGGTCAGTGCCGGGGCAGCCCGGGGACGTACAGCCCAGCtgcagtaaaagcattgcaaagtgcaataaagcacagtaagcatggcaaaccaggtaaaactgcaaaaatagcatgcaaaaataCAGCGGTAAACATTTATACAGGTTATTCGGGAGACTGCACAGACCTGAACAGTCTGATTTGATGAACCGTTCAACCTTCCTTTTCTGGATCGTGCTCCTCTTGTCCGATGAGCAGCTCCACAAACCTGCTCCTGTTCACTGAACTAGAGGAGCACGACCAGGTCTGTGCGTCTCACCAGATTACACCCTTACCACTTATCCAGGTCTTTAATTCCTTTCAGTTTCTTGAACCTGTGTTTCTCTTCCTGTTCCTTTTCCAGGGGAGAAGCCGTACATCTGCCCGTACGAAGGCTGCAACAAGCGCTACTCCAACTCCAGCGACCGGTTCAAGCACACGCGCACGCACTACGTCGACAAGCCCTACTACTGCAAGATGGCGGGCTGCCTGAAGCGCTACACCGACCCCAGCTCCCTGCGCAAGCACATCAAGGCTCACGGGCACCACGTGATGCACGAGCAGCAGGGGATGCTGCGGCAGGGGGGCAGGGGTGCTGAGGGGCCCTACGTCAGCGGGGCACACATCATCATCCCCAGCCCGGCTGCCCTCTTCGGCAGCCACGCCCTGCAGGGTCTGGGCCGCTCCCTGCCTCTCCCGCTGAGCGCCAGGCCCCTGGACCTCAGCGCGCTGGCCTGCGCGGGCTTGGGGTCACCCTCCCTGGGTGCCCTGGCCAACCCAGTCCTCTCCCTCAACAGTACTCCCGTCGGCCTGACCAAATCGCCTGTGGTCTCTTCCAGCTTCTCCGCCGGTGGTCTGGGGCTGCCCCTTGTTTCTTTGGTGACCGGGGGGTTGTCGCAAAAAAGCAGGGCGCTGTTCGGGAAGCACTCCAAACTGCCTGGCTCCAAGCCTGCCAGCAAGCTGAGACCCAGAGGGGAAGACCTTGGGGGCATGCCGGGGACCGTCCTGAATCTCTGCACCGGGGCAGGCGCTCTCTCCAGCCCTGAGTCGCTAACCCAGGGCTGGGTGGTCATTCCTTCTGGCTCAGTTGTCCTCAAACCGGCCGTTGTAAACTAATCCGCAttcctgggggggtggggggcagtctGTAGACATCAGGATGTAAAGGGGTCGCTCGTCCTGAAGCTCAGAGCTCAGATAACATTTCCTTTCCTCTATACAGATTTCTTAAAGACAACGGTGGACAGTACCACGCGATGGCATTCCTTTTCTCTTGTGCTTTAACAGGGAGGACCATGGTTTTTAGAGGCAGTTTGGCAGAAACCTCTCGCTTTGGACTGGCGGTAGCGCTGTCCATGGAATCAGCTGGTCATCTCATCACCTtatctgcatttctgatttacatGCAAACACACCAAACATTCATCCGAAACACAAGTCTCACGTTTTgagttgctgctgtagttttttttttaacaatattcacAGAGATCTGGCATGTCTGGTTTAAGCTTGTTCACCTGTAGTGGAAAGTGGCTGCTAGGCTGCCAGTTTGACCCCAACTTCTTTGAAGTTGTGCCATTGGATCATTATGGGATCTTTAATGTGTAAAGATGCAAGATTCTTTGAATCCTGCCCTGTCCTGTGCAATCTGTAGAcatactgataaaataaatataaaaaataaataaaatagaacacaaCACATATTTGCTTAAATTGGCTCAAACAAGCAGATGAGGTGGAGACTTTAATTCTGTAAAATAACTTGCAGTGGCCCGAAACAAACCCCAGGGGGAGCCATGGACCAGGTCATTCTGAGAGAGTTGAGCCCCTTTTAGGAAGCACCTGTGTTGAGGGGAAGCTCCCACCCCAGGTGTTCCCTAAGAGGGCTTCTGAATCTACCAAGATCATTACTCTGTAGCGACTCCTGCAGGGTCATTCTCCTCCCTGCTACAGCACAGTGACCAGCCTCTCCCTGCTCTCTCCTACTGTAACGAAGGCTCAGACCGGCTATGCTGGGGGAGTGAGGAAAGGGGAGCACTTCAGAAACACAGGGATCATTCCCCAAGGACATTTcaattgcgttttttttttttttaagacgagACATTTTCTCATGTCGAcgttgctttgttttttggtgtgGCCGTGTTGCTAGCCGGGTGTTGTAAAGCCTAATGCGTGTTGCTGGGAAACCAGACCCCACTTTGCAGGACAAGGCGGACTGGCAGGACAGGTTGCTCACTTCCGCTGCTTAGCTTGGCTCAGCTCCTCGGGGAGGAGAGGTACAGCTGACATACAGCTGGCTTTCCTTGTTGGAAACATGAACGCTCAGCAAAGAACAGCACAGATGCAGGGTTGCTGCTGGAGGGAGAGAACCATCACACGAGTGGATAGAAAAAACATTTGGCTGCCAGGCACCAGAGCAGTAGAACAAGCTTTTAGAAGCAACGACAGAAATGCAGTGCATCCTTGAAACGAGTGGGCACATGGAGCAGGTAATGCAGAAACAGACCTGGACCGCCCCTGTGACCCGTGATGGTCATCCTAGAATCTTGTTACACAGTAGCAGTGCTGCCTCCACCAATCAGTGAACACATTTCCACAACTGCGAAAAAAGTCTCCGACTCTAAGGGCTTTCAGGGTTTAGACTCCACCCCACTGGCCCTGCTGAAACCCCTGGTCCTCCATCCTTCCACTTCACAGACCCGTAAACTTCTCCGCTGAGAAGAAGCCTGCCACTTCCAGTAACCAGGCTGTGACTCAAAGCGTGACTCGTGCAATGGGATCCAAGCCAGGGCCGTAAGCAGGACCGGGGCTGCTCCACAGACCCCGACAAGGTGCTGTCCAGTGCACTGCAGTGGAGCGAGCCAAGGTTGACACGGACCCTTCCTGGGTCCAatctttaaatattaataataataataataataataataataataataataataataatgataataagctGTTTGACCTATTAACCCTTTGAGCACGCACCTGCACTTTAAACACCCTCCCTCTTACTCGTCTGCAGCGGTAGTCTTCATCAGGAGCGTCTTGTGAATGGAAGGTCATGGTTTGTAACTGGTTTGTGTCTGCACTGCGTTTCCTTGGACCCACTATTTTAACTGTAGTTTGGGgctttcagtttcttttttattgggACTGTGTCCCACATAGAGATCtttattctatttgttttattattctatatattattattgctgtatGTTTCTGAATTAAGCTTTCATCGCTGCTCCTTGACTGTAGATTTGCAGCGGATTGATTATTCGCCTTCAATTCCCAGTGCTGTCGATGCTGCTGGTCAGTAAAAACCAGCGATCCTGGAAACGCATTGCAGGTCTAAGtgttcaaatgtttaaaataaaggaaagaaACCCTCAGATCTCAATactttattggttaaaaaaaaacatttaaaaaacgaCTCGTTCCAGCTTAGCACTGCCTTTATCCTGATCATCCTAAACCAAAAGTTTTGAATGCTTCTTTTAACTGGAAGGATCAGACGGTCAGGGAATACAGATCCTCGGGCTGCCGCCAATAGCAAAGCCAGCTTGAGACTCGCCAGTTCAGAACCACACAGTTACTGCCGGGACCGTGGAGAGGGCTGCATGCTTCTAGACTAGCAATGTCTCTGCCCTTCGTCCAGTACCTCACTTTGCCATGACCTCCCTGCAGATATCAACAACAATTCGGATTCATAGCTTGCCAAGGAATCACTGACTAGTTTCTCTCCCTCACTCCCCATCCTGGATACATGAGACAAGTACAAAAGGGATGTCTTGGTTTGAAGTGTAAGTATGCTCTAGCAGTGCATGAAGGGTTAATATTAGACGAAGGCCTGTGACAGGGCcactgtcagattttttttttttttttttttttgcacatcaagatattttttaatatcaGTATTTTTAATGGTTCGAAGTGCCTTATATTATAGTTAAAATgtagaggatatatatatatatatatatatatatatatatatatatatatatatatatatatatgataatatatattatatatatctcctGAAGTACTGAAGTCACACGTTGCAGAATTTCAGTTGTAAAAGTCTTACTTGGTGCAACATAGCAGTGTGCTCCTGTTTTAGAGGGTGTTGACtatgtcaatgaaaaaaaaaaagaataaagttgCATTTGAGAAACTGGCCTGTGTCTGACTTTAACTGCAACTTCAGCCACTAATGCTTAGCAGCTACTGTGTGCTCTTTTCACTACCAGCTGTACAAGGTAGCCTATATAAACCACACTgtaatgaagggtctagttaattaattgagcgctcagttggaatggaaaccagcagacacagctgggggtccccaggaccagggttgggcgGTCCTGCTTTAAAGACTACACCAGCTAAGACGGATTCACTAAAGGTGTGATTTCATGAGGCACGCAGACCCGCACATGTATTGCATATCCCTTCAGTCATggttttttaattagattttaagacattttaaaaacagtttgggtGAACTCTAGAGCTCGAGAAGTTgctttgacaaaacaaaacaaaacaaaagtttaaaatttATCCATAAATAGGGAAGTGAGTGAACA contains:
- the LOC121330901 gene encoding zinc finger protein GLIS2-like — its product is MLSLDEPLDLKLTLSKVRGARGDPPPDSHGARQCQLKLAPDGSTVIMSAFPSSPHTGQSTLPRSQSQEKPEPQNTATPAMGLSLSPPPGPAEMPERNGASPSFSRDSPPIRYFEGGASSQGFQFFLPIGAGGGLHLPSSMFIGPPKEKPASPELAADEQLACRWVKCNLLFDSLQDLVDHVNDFHVKPEKDSGYCCHWEGCARRGRGFNARYKMLIHIRTHTNEKPHRCPTCNKSFSRLENLKIHNRSHTGEKPYICPYEGCNKRYSNSSDRFKHTRTHYVDKPYYCKMAGCLKRYTDPSSLRKHIKAHGHHVMHEQQGMLRQGGRGAEGPYVSGAHIIIPSPAALFGSHALQGLGRSLPLPLSARPLDLSALACAGLGSPSLGALANPVLSLNSTPVGLTKSPVVSSSFSAGGLGLPLVSLVTGGLSQKSRALFGKHSKLPGSKPASKLRPRGEDLGGMPGTVLNLCTGAGALSSPESLTQGWVVIPSGSVVLKPAVVN